The following DNA comes from Candidatus Methanomethylophilaceae archaeon.
CTCGCAATTGGTCCCTTCGATCCTTATCACGCAGACCTTGACATCGTTGGCTTTCATTCCGAAGCGCCTCCCATAATGTTCCACATGGGCGAATTCCATGCTTTTATCATTTCTTCCAGCGGGACCGCGGTTCCGTTGTCCTTGATCTTCAGGCAGTCGCCTTTGGTTATCCCGATGGGGATGGCATCGGACCCCATGATCTCGGTGAATCTGATGACGTCTTTCCCGTCCACCTCCGCTATCCAGCGGCTGCAGCTCTCGGAATACAGCTTCCTCTGGACGGTAGGCAGATCGATGCCGCCCAGATCTATCTCCGCGCCTATGTTTCCTGAGACGCACATCTCTGCCACGGCGACAGCGATGCCTCCGTCGGAGCAGTCGTGGCAGCTGAGGACGAGCCTCTCATCCATCGCCTTGAGGAGATTGGCCATCTTCCTCTTCAGGCCGGGGATGTCGACCTCTGGGACCGCGCCCTGCTCACCGCCGAACTTCCTGAAGAGAAGCGACGCTCCCATCTCGTCTTTGGTCTCTCCGACGAGGAACAGCACGCTTCCGAGCTTCTTGAAGTCGGCAGTGACAGCTTTCCTGACGTCGTCGATCAGACCGCATCCGAGGATCATCGGAGTCGGGAGGATGTGATGCCCTCCGGGGGCTTCGTTGTACAGGCTGACATTGCCGGATGGGATCGGGATTCCGAGCTCTCTGGCTATCTCTCCCAGACCTCTTACGGCCTCCCTGAATTCCCCGAGCCTCTCAGGTTTCTCGGGATTGCCGAAGTTCAGGCAGTCAGTGAATGCGTTGGGTTTCGCGCCCACTGCGACGATGTTCCTGCAGGTCTCGTCGATGCACGCCATCCCGCCTCTGTACGGGTCGGCCTCGGTGAACCAGGGGTTGCATCCGATGGCGGCGGCGAGGCCCTTCATCCTTCCCGGGACCGGCATTAGCACGGAAGCGTCTCCCGGCCCGGCTCTGTTCATCTCGCCCACCAAAGGATGGACGGCAGTTCCGGCGCGAACCTCGTGGTCGTACTGCCTTATGGCCCACTCCTTGGAGGCGACGTTCATGTCTGAAAGCAGAGAAAGTATGACCTCCGAATCGGAGGGAAGCTTCGGGAACTTCTCGGCGGCTTTCGTGGATACTTTAGGCTCGACGTACGGCCTGCTGTAGACGGGGCCTCCGGTCAGAAACTCCAGATCCATGTCGAAGATCGGTTCCCCGTCCCAGAACAGGCGGGTGCGCTTGAGGTCGGTGGTCTTCGCTATCGGCGTGGCCAGAACGTCCCAGAGCTCGAATATCTCCAGGACCTCCTTCACGTTCTCGGGCTTGCAGGTGCACATCATGCGCTCCTGGGATTCGGAGACCCATATCTCCCACGGAGCCAATCCGGGCTCTTTGAGCGGGACCTTCTCCAGATCCACGTCGGCACCGCATCCTGCGTCCAGCGCCATCTCGCCGACGACGCAGCTCAGCCCGCCTCCGCCGAGGTCTTTCATCCCGGTGATGAGATGCTTGGCATTTACTTCGAAGCACGCGTGCATGACCGGCTCTTTCGTGATGGGATCCCCGAGCTGGACCGCTCCCCTTGAATCCTCGTCGGAAGTAGCGGTGAGATCCGCGGAAGCGAAGTTCACTCCGTGGATTCCGTCGCGTCCGGTGCGTCCTCCGATCAGTATCATAACCTCTCCGGGGCCGCCGGCATAGTTCTTGGCCAGATCCTTGCGCTTGACTATTCCCAGGCAGGCGACGTTGACCAGGCAGTTTCCCGTGTATTTCTCATCGAAGAAGAATCCGCCCGTGATCGTCGGTATGCCTACGCGGTTCCCGTAATCCCTGATTCCGGAGACCACTCCGCTCACGAGATATCTGGGATGCTTGATCCCCGGGGGAAGCTCCCCTTTGCGGTCTATCGGGCCGAAGCAGAGCGGGTCGGCAAGACCGATGGGCTGGGCTCCCATGCATACCACATCCCTCAAGATTCCGCCTATCCCGGTTGCGGCGCCTCCGTAAGGCTCTATCGCGGAGGGGTGGTTGTGGCTCTCGATCCTGAGCGCGTACCCGTAATCGTCGTCAAATACCATGACGCCGGCGTCGCCCCTGGAAAGGACGTCATCGCGGTCGATCCCGAACACGAACTCCTTCAGGATGGGCTTGGAGCTCTTGTAGCAGCAGTGCTCGCTCCACGCCTGGCCCAGAGACTGCAGCTCCACGTCGGTGGGGTTCCTGCCCTCAGATTTGAAATAATCGCGGATGACCTTCATCTCATCCAAAGAGAGCGCGAGGGACATCTCGGATGATACCCTCATCAGCTGCTCGTCGGAAGCCGAGAGAATGTCGACGTCGTACAGGGAGAATGGGACGTCGCGTTTGACCATTAGATCGGACATCTGATCATCTCACGGTTACCTTGTAGCTCTGGACCACAGGGTTTGCGAGAAGCTTCCTGCACATCTCCTCTCCCGCCGCGACCGCGCGGTCCGCGGGCATGTCCAAGTCCACTTCGAAGAGTTTGACGGACTTCACGCCGCTGATGCCTTCGAATCCCAGCGACTCCAGAGCCTTCCAGGTATTCTTCCCCTCAGGATCGGCCACGCCTTTCTTGAGCTCTATCCTTATTTCGATGACTGTCATTGGCTTCGCTATCGCTTGCAACCAATTAAAGGATTGGCCGCGGCTGGCGCAGGCTCGGCATCGCTTCCATATCAGCGTTCCGGCGGGGCCGGCGTAAAGATCTGCGGATACGATGTCCATGATCTTCCCTTTCGCTTTCGAATAGACGGCCACGTTCAGACCTCTCTGCGGGACGGATATGGTCTCCTCCCCGACCGTGAACTCGGAATGGCCCTGGCTTTCCGGGCTTTCGTATCCGAAGCTCCCTGCCCTGAATGCCAATTCCCCGGCGGTTAGCTCCGCGGACACGGCTTTCCCGACCTCGGAAGACGAGATGCCGGCGGAAAGGTCGGATACCATGGCGAATCCGCTGCGGTACGGGATGGTTTCTGGAACCTCTCCCAAGAACTCCGGGAACTTCACCGCGTCCCAATGGGCGGACGCCTCATCGGACACGGACAGCATCACGATCGCGTCGAGCGAGACCGTGCCCAAGCTCTCCAGATATTCGGTCATATCCTTCGCGCCTTTGAGCCTCCCATACAGCTCGGTGCCGATGTCGCCGGACATCACCAGAGACGCGAGAGCATCGATCTTGCCCTGCAGATCGTCGCATCTCTTCTCCACGCCGCGGCATCTGTCCCTGAAATAGGAGAACCCGTCGTTCCCCAGATTCGATTTGTCGGCCGCATCGAGCGAGTCCGTGAGCCATTTCTGGGTCTTCTTCCTCTCGCGGGTGAGGATCTTCCTGACCGCCTTGTAATCGATGGGATTCTCCAGGGCTTTGAGCGCGGATTCCGGGTCGTGCGGATCCACAAGCCTGTCCTCTAGCCCGAACATCCTCAGAAGCGAGGCGACCCTGGAAAGCCCGCGCCATTGCCATGTCTCGTACACGGCAAGGAACTGCTTGCCCAGGATTATGGCGAAGCACAGCCCGTGGAACGAGTCGGTGATTAGAAGGTCGCAGCCGTCGATGTGTGCCAGCCATTCCTCGACGGTCGGGTCCCAGGTGGCGCCATCGCGGAGTTCCGCGGGTACATTGGCCTTCTTCCGCAGAGCGTCGTACATTGCGCAGGTGCTTTCCGCGCCGATGCGCCTGCGGGCCTCCTCCACGAAGTCACGGCGCTCTATGGTCGGATCCAGGATGTAGCTGCAGACGTAGCTGCCCTTCGGAACGCGGGAGCGAGTATTGGAAGCCATTTCCCTGTATTCGTCCGCGGACATCAGGAACACCGGATCCAGCACGTGGGTGGATTCGATCCCGAACGCCTCCTTCATCACTTCGACCCCGCCGTCCTCCCTGCACGAGATGCGGTTGAAACGGGACAGGAAAGTCCCGGCTTTGGTGCGGACGTCGCGGTTCTCGGTGAAGCTTCCCTTCCCGAAGGAAACCGCGCAGCCGATCTTGTACTTGTCATCGTCCACCCAGAACATGCACGGGTAGTACCTGTTGCCGACGAGGATGTTGTCCCTCAGCCACTGGTCCGAACCCAGAACGAAAGTCCTGCACCTGGCGTTGAACTTGGGAAGCTCGTCCATGGACTCTATCCCGGGATCGACGTCCGCTATGTTGTAAGGATAATTCAGGAACCCACCGAAAGTGTTGGAAGACCGGTTGCTGATCATCAGGACCGTCCTGCCCGTGCCTTTGATGGCTCTGTACAGCGAATAGTAGGTGAGACAGTTCCCGTAGTTCCTGTTGTACATGCCCACGATGCAGACGTCCGCCTTCGAATCGCACAGATGGGCGACGGCCCCGTTGAACCCGTGCTCTTTAAGGAGGGCGTGCCCGCTCTTGTAAGTCGAAGGCTCGTAAGAGGCATCCTTGGCGATTCTGTTGCCTTCGGGCGAGAAATTGGGTATGGCCTCGCGCAGGTCCGAATCCTTCATGCACGACTCGAAGAAAGCCTTCCCTCTCTCGCTGTTCAGCAGGACTATGCTGGGGCCTTTGCCCTTCCATTCAGGCTTCTTCTTGGCCAGCCCCCAGAAATCCCCTATGGTGATGTCGCCTTGGCGGGGAATGCGGGCGAATCTGCAGTGCTTGCAGGAATCCTTGGCCAGCATGCAGTTTCTGAAGGCTTTGGAATAGGCGTCGTTGTTGGGGGTGCGGAGCTCGGAGGTGCCGTCCTTGAGGCGCACGGTATGCTTTCCGGATTCTCCCTTGACCGTGCGGAAAGTTATGCTCTCCACGTTGTCCAGGCCGAAATTCTCGTCCAGATACTTCAGGAGGGCGGTCTGGGGCGGAGTGTAATAGCACAGAAGATCGACCAGGACGAGATTGGGATAGCCCTTGCCCAGATACCTTTTCAGGCCGGCGATCTGGCACGGGAGCCCGGTGTAAAGGACCTTCCTCCCGCTTTCGAGATCTTCCCTGACCTCTCTGAACGACAGCTCGGTGCTGCTCTGGACGTATTTGGAATGCCTCATGGGCTCCACGCCGGGCATGTCCTCCGCGGATCCTATGGACACCGTGAAATCGGGGTTCCACACGGCGCCGTAGACCTTTCCGCCCTCGGAGACGGCTTTCTCGGCGAGCCTGAAGAAGGCGCCTCCCGAACTGCTCCCCTCGATTTTCCCGCCGTCCGCGGCGAAAGCGTAGCATTCGGGGTTGGAATTGCTGTAATCCGGGTCGATGACTGGGCAGGCTTTCACGCATTTCCCGCAGGACACGCAGGCTCTGCGGTTCACAACGGGCTTGAGGAAGCCGTCGCCGTCGTAGGCCATGGTTATGGCGTCTTTGGGGCAGGCGTTCCTGCATGAGCCGCACCCGGTGCAATAGTAGTTGCTGCCGATGGAATACTGGTCGGCCTTCTCGAAGATGTATAGGCAGGTGGAGGTGGGATCCGCGCCCAATTCCCTGCATGTCATTATGAAGCCCAATCCTGTGAGAGTAGCGGACAGCTCTTCGGCCGGGATGCGGTCTCCGGAAGAGCAGAATATGAAGCGCTCGGCATTCCGGGCCATGGATTCGACGGTCCCTGCCAGGCTCTTGAATTTCCCCATGTTGCTGCAGAAGACTGCGGTGACCTTCTTGCCCTCCTCGATCCCGTCGAAAGCGGTCCCGGCGGCGACGGATTTCATGCCCGCCTTATGATATGCGACCGGGATCGAGCTGGCTATCGTATCTATCTGGGGGCAGACGTCCAGGACGACATCTGAAGGAGAAGAGAAACGCTCCTTAATGGCGATGGCAACGCGGTAAGCGCGGCGGCGCCAGATGTTCTCATTGCGGATCTTCGTGAATTCAGCTGCCATATTGCCCCACCATCGGCCTATCGGCCTCGCGCGAATGATGGGTCGCATAGTATAATAAATGGCAGATGCGGGATCGCTCGCCTTTCCTCTTGCGCTCTTCGGCGTAATCCTCGTACCTTTTCGTGGTGGATTCCAAAGGCCTCACCATGATCACGGCGTAGATGAGGACCACGAACGTCAGCATCCCTGACAGAGCTACGCTGTACAGCACGAACGAATCGTACGGCATCCTCCCGGAGTGGCTCTCGAGAATGACCCATATGAACACCGCTATGATTGCTATCGTTGCGGCCACCGCGACGGCGGTGAGTATGCGCTCGCCTTTGGCCATCGTCATGATTTCTTCCTGCCCTTGCCCATGGAGGACTCCGGGACCGGCTCCCCCATGCTCTCCAGACGCGCTATGGCATCCTTGTTTCCTTTGCGGGCCGCTTCGGAATACAGCCTGACGGCTTCCGCGCGGTCGGACCGTTCGATGGTGATGGCCAAACGGACCATGGCCTTGGAATAGCCGCCTCCGGCCGATTTCCTCAGGTATTCCATGCCCTTGCCCATGTCATCCATCTCATCCATGTAAATCTCGGCCAGACGGCAGAGCGCACGGGGGCTGCCCGAACGGGAAAGCCATCTTTCTGCCTCGGCGAGATCCTTCTCCGTCCCTCTCCCGCGCATGTAGCATTCGCCGGCGTTGGTCATCCCCCTCTGACATCCGGCCTCGGCCGAGCGGAGATACCATTGGAACGCCTTGAGGGGATCCTCGTCCACGCCGTTCCCGTAATCATACATGACGCCTATGTTGCACATGGCCCGCGGATTGCCCATCTCGGCCGACTTCTCATAGAGCTCAGCGGCTGCGGCCTTGTCCTTCTCGCAATTGAGGCCGACGGCGTGGCAATAGGCCAGATTGCGCATGCCGGACGGGTCTCCGGCTTCCGCCGCGGAACGGAACAGACAGATGGATTCTTTCCTCTGAGCTTCATCACCGTCGGCATAGACGTCCCCGAGAAGGACCATCGAATCGGCGCATCCGCGTTCGGCATTGGAACGGAGAAGGGAGACGGCTTCCGAGGACAGCGGATCCCCTTCCAGAAGAATCAGCGCGCGATGGAATCTTTCGCGTACTTCCGGGTCGAGATGAGAGGAAACGGATGGGTAATCCATCATGGGCAGGTGATTCCTTTTCGCCGTTAAAAAACTAATCAAAGGTCTTTGACCATGTACGGGAACTCTTCATGATACCCTTTGGATGCGTAATAGCCTCTGGCTCCGGCCGCGCATGTGACCCTCAGCCTGGGACGTCCGGCTTCCTTCGCGACCCTTTCGGCCTCGGACAGAAGAGCCCCTCCGAATCCGCGGTGCTGCCAGCTGCCGTCGCCGCCCGGGACTGCCATCTTCCCGAACACCTTCAGCTCCCTGAGGATGGCGTCTTCGCATCCGCTCAGCCTGAGCCTGACATAGCCCACAAGCGAATCCTCGTATTCGTAAGAGATGAAAAGTTCGGTTCCATCCGAAGCCCCGTATTCCAAGGTCTTCAGCGCGATCTTCGACGGGTCCTCCAGAACCGCGCCGGTGTGGCCGACCTCGCGGCAGCGTATGCATCTGCAAGCCCTGCCCTCAGAAGCCATCCTGTCCTCCACTATCTGGCGCAGATTGCTCTTCAGAATTCCGGCGGTTATCTGCGGCACGGGGATGTCGCGCTGGATCCTCTGTATCCTGGCGTACTCCGGCACCTCGGATTTCATGTCTGAGATCAGGGCGGCGGCAGTGTCCACGTCGTACGGCTCATACTCCCCCGACTCCCACATCTCATAAAGCTTGGTGCCGCTTATGACCAGTGTCGTGTAGATTTTGAGCATATCCGGGCGGAAATCCGGGTCGGAGAAAACCTTCCTGAAGCATTCCATGTCCTTCTCCGGATCCGACCCTGGCAGCCCAGGCATAAGATGGTAGCACAGAGCTAACCCGTGCTCCCTGCATTCCTTCGTGCATCTGCGCACTTCCTCTACCCCGTGGCCCCTGTCCACTCCTGCAAGAATCTCATCGTCCAATATCTGCACTCCCAGCTCGGCTCTGGTCGCACCCAACGCCATCGCCCTTTCGATCTGGGCGGCGTCGAAGACATCCGGGCGGGTCTCGACGGTCATCGCTACGCATCTGTGGTCCGAGCTCCCGTTCAGCCTCTGGGCTTCTTCCAACGAGTCTGAGTCCCTGCCGTTCAGAGCATCGAAGCACCTGCGTACGAACCATTCCTGATACTCCGGGTCCCTGCAGGTGAACGTGCCGCCCATGATTATCAGCTCGATCTTGGCGGTGTCGTGACCGATGTCCGAGAGCTGCTTTATCCTGTCCGATACCTGGAGATACGGGTCGTAACCGTTCCTTCCAGCGCGCCTGGCGGCCGGCTCTTTGCCAGTATAGGACTGGGGAGAATCGTTGGAGACCCCTCCCGGGCAATAGGCGCATTTGCCGTGGGGGCAGTCGCAGGGGGACGTCATGACCGCGACGGCGGCGACCCCGCTCATCGTGCGCATAGGCTTCTTCAGGAGCAGCGGAAGCAGCAGGCCCCTGTCTTCCGGCCTGACTTCCGCCAGGATCTCGGAGTTCGGCGGGACCCCCTGAAGGCCGTATCTCTTGCAGAGCTTCAGCTTCAGGTTCTGCAGCGATGCCCTGTCC
Coding sequences within:
- the purL gene encoding phosphoribosylformylglycinamidine synthase subunit PurL: MSDLMVKRDVPFSLYDVDILSASDEQLMRVSSEMSLALSLDEMKVIRDYFKSEGRNPTDVELQSLGQAWSEHCCYKSSKPILKEFVFGIDRDDVLSRGDAGVMVFDDDYGYALRIESHNHPSAIEPYGGAATGIGGILRDVVCMGAQPIGLADPLCFGPIDRKGELPPGIKHPRYLVSGVVSGIRDYGNRVGIPTITGGFFFDEKYTGNCLVNVACLGIVKRKDLAKNYAGGPGEVMILIGGRTGRDGIHGVNFASADLTATSDEDSRGAVQLGDPITKEPVMHACFEVNAKHLITGMKDLGGGGLSCVVGEMALDAGCGADVDLEKVPLKEPGLAPWEIWVSESQERMMCTCKPENVKEVLEIFELWDVLATPIAKTTDLKRTRLFWDGEPIFDMDLEFLTGGPVYSRPYVEPKVSTKAAEKFPKLPSDSEVILSLLSDMNVASKEWAIRQYDHEVRAGTAVHPLVGEMNRAGPGDASVLMPVPGRMKGLAAAIGCNPWFTEADPYRGGMACIDETCRNIVAVGAKPNAFTDCLNFGNPEKPERLGEFREAVRGLGEIARELGIPIPSGNVSLYNEAPGGHHILPTPMILGCGLIDDVRKAVTADFKKLGSVLFLVGETKDEMGASLLFRKFGGEQGAVPEVDIPGLKRKMANLLKAMDERLVLSCHDCSDGGIAVAVAEMCVSGNIGAEIDLGGIDLPTVQRKLYSESCSRWIAEVDGKDVIRFTEIMGSDAIPIGITKGDCLKIKDNGTAVPLEEMIKAWNSPMWNIMGGASE
- the purS gene encoding phosphoribosylformylglycinamidine synthase subunit PurS, coding for MAAEFTKIRNENIWRRRAYRVAIAIKERFSSPSDVVLDVCPQIDTIASSIPVAYHKAGMKSVAAGTAFDGIEEGKKVTAVFCSNMGKFKSLAGTVESMARNAERFIFCSSGDRIPAEELSATLTGLGFIMTCRELGADPTSTCLYIFEKADQYSIGSNYYCTGCGSCRNACPKDAITMAYDGDGFLKPVVNRRACVSCGKCVKACPVIDPDYSNSNPECYAFAADGGKIEGSSSGGAFFRLAEKAVSEGGKVYGAVWNPDFTVSIGSAEDMPGVEPMRHSKYVQSSTELSFREVREDLESGRKVLYTGLPCQIAGLKRYLGKGYPNLVLVDLLCYYTPPQTALLKYLDENFGLDNVESITFRTVKGESGKHTVRLKDGTSELRTPNNDAYSKAFRNCMLAKDSCKHCRFARIPRQGDITIGDFWGLAKKKPEWKGKGPSIVLLNSERGKAFFESCMKDSDLREAIPNFSPEGNRIAKDASYEPSTYKSGHALLKEHGFNGAVAHLCDSKADVCIVGMYNRNYGNCLTYYSLYRAIKGTGRTVLMISNRSSNTFGGFLNYPYNIADVDPGIESMDELPKFNARCRTFVLGSDQWLRDNILVGNRYYPCMFWVDDDKYKIGCAVSFGKGSFTENRDVRTKAGTFLSRFNRISCREDGGVEVMKEAFGIESTHVLDPVFLMSADEYREMASNTRSRVPKGSYVCSYILDPTIERRDFVEEARRRIGAESTCAMYDALRKKANVPAELRDGATWDPTVEEWLAHIDGCDLLITDSFHGLCFAIILGKQFLAVYETWQWRGLSRVASLLRMFGLEDRLVDPHDPESALKALENPIDYKAVRKILTRERKKTQKWLTDSLDAADKSNLGNDGFSYFRDRCRGVEKRCDDLQGKIDALASLVMSGDIGTELYGRLKGAKDMTEYLESLGTVSLDAIVMLSVSDEASAHWDAVKFPEFLGEVPETIPYRSGFAMVSDLSAGISSSEVGKAVSAELTAGELAFRAGSFGYESPESQGHSEFTVGEETISVPQRGLNVAVYSKAKGKIMDIVSADLYAGPAGTLIWKRCRACASRGQSFNWLQAIAKPMTVIEIRIELKKGVADPEGKNTWKALESLGFEGISGVKSVKLFEVDLDMPADRAVAAGEEMCRKLLANPVVQSYKVTVR
- a CDS encoding sel1 repeat family protein, with product MMDYPSVSSHLDPEVRERFHRALILLEGDPLSSEAVSLLRSNAERGCADSMVLLGDVYADGDEAQRKESICLFRSAAEAGDPSGMRNLAYCHAVGLNCEKDKAAAAELYEKSAEMGNPRAMCNIGVMYDYGNGVDEDPLKAFQWYLRSAEAGCQRGMTNAGECYMRGRGTEKDLAEAERWLSRSGSPRALCRLAEIYMDEMDDMGKGMEYLRKSAGGGYSKAMVRLAITIERSDRAEAVRLYSEAARKGNKDAIARLESMGEPVPESSMGKGRKKS
- a CDS encoding tRNA uridine(34) 5-carboxymethylaminomethyl modification radical SAM/GNAT enzyme Elp3, which gives rise to MADLRAADLAADIIAAAKSGEIRDRASLQNLKLKLCKRYGLQGVPPNSEILAEVRPEDRGLLLPLLLKKPMRTMSGVAAVAVMTSPCDCPHGKCAYCPGGVSNDSPQSYTGKEPAARRAGRNGYDPYLQVSDRIKQLSDIGHDTAKIELIIMGGTFTCRDPEYQEWFVRRCFDALNGRDSDSLEEAQRLNGSSDHRCVAMTVETRPDVFDAAQIERAMALGATRAELGVQILDDEILAGVDRGHGVEEVRRCTKECREHGLALCYHLMPGLPGSDPEKDMECFRKVFSDPDFRPDMLKIYTTLVISGTKLYEMWESGEYEPYDVDTAAALISDMKSEVPEYARIQRIQRDIPVPQITAGILKSNLRQIVEDRMASEGRACRCIRCREVGHTGAVLEDPSKIALKTLEYGASDGTELFISYEYEDSLVGYVRLRLSGCEDAILRELKVFGKMAVPGGDGSWQHRGFGGALLSEAERVAKEAGRPRLRVTCAAGARGYYASKGYHEEFPYMVKDL